One window from the genome of Drosophila albomicans strain 15112-1751.03 chromosome 2L, ASM965048v2, whole genome shotgun sequence encodes:
- the LOC117564149 gene encoding dnaJ homolog subfamily C member 7 isoform X1 has protein sequence MEDVIEISDSEREESSSTSEMDVDTQEVNNSAADAEQIVPKDAATIAEEKKKLGNDQYKAQNYPSALKLYSDAISLCPDSAAYYGNRAACYMMLLNYNSALTDARHAIRLDPSFEKAYVRVAKCCLALGDIIGTEQAVKTVAELDSQSTALSSEQQAVQKLRQLETTIQSNYDSQAYRNVVFYLDSALKLAPACLRYRLLKAECLAYLGRCDEALDLAVGVMKLDSNSADAIYVRGLCLYYTDNLEKGILHFERALQLDPDHHKSKKMRSKCKQLKEMKENGNMLFKSGRYREAHVVYTDALKIDEHNKDINSKLLYNRALVNTRISALREAVADCNRVLELNAQYLKALLLRARCHGDLEKFEEAVADYETALQLEKTPEIKRLLRDAKFALKKSKRKDYYKILGIARNATEDEIKKAYRKKALVHHPDRHAGSSLEVRQDEEIKFKEVGEAYAILSDARKKQRYDSGQDIEEQEQADFDPNQMFRSFFQFGGGGGRNASFNFEY, from the exons ATGGAAGACGTCATTGAAATTAGCGATAGCGAACGCGAGGAATCTTCATCAACCTCAGAAATGGACGTGGACACGCAGGAAGTGAACAACTCTGCAGCTGATGCCGAGCAAATTGTGCCAAAGGACGCGGCAAC cattgctgaagagaaaaagaaactgGGCAACGATCAGTACAAGGCACAAAACTATCCCAGCGCACTCAAATTGTATTCGGATGCCATTTCGCTGTGTCCCGACTCTGCGGCGTATTATGGAAACCGTGCTGCCTGCTACATGATGCTGCTCAACTACAACAGTGCCCTGACGGATGCCCGACATGCCATTCGTCTCGATCCCAGCTTCGAGAAGGCCTATGTGCGTGTGGCGAAATGTTGCCTAGCGCTGGGCGACATCATTGGAACGGAGCAGGCGGTTAAAACGGTGGCCGAACTCGATTCGCAGAGCACGGCGCTGAGCAGCGAACAGCAGGCGGTGCAGAAGCTGCGACAACTGGAGACAACCATACAGAGCAACTACGACAGTCAGGCCTATCGCAATGTGGTCTTCTATCTGGACAGTGCACTGAAGCTGGCGCCCGCTTGTCTGCG TTATCGCCTGTTGAAGGCCGAGTGTCTGGCGTATTTGGGACGTTGCGATGAGGCTTTAGATTTGGCCGTGGGTGTCATGAAATTGGACAGCAACTCGGCGGATGCGATCTATGTGCGTGGCTTATGCCTCTATTATACGGACAATCTGGAGAAGGGCATCTTGCACTTTGAGCGTGCGTTGCAATTGGATCCCGATCATCACAAGTCGAAGAAAATGCGCAGCAAGTGCAAACAGCTCAAGGAGATGAAGGAGAATGGCAACATGTTGTTCAAATCGGGACGGTATCGTGAAGCGCATGTTGTCTACACCGATGCCCTGAAGATCGATGAGCACAACAAGGACATCAACTCGAAACTGTTGTACAATCGCGCCTTGGTTAACACACGCATCAGTGCATTACGTGAGGCGGTGGCCGATTGCAATCGCGTGCTTGAGCTGAATGCACAGTATCTGAAGGCGTTGCTGTTGCGTGCACGGTGTCACGGTGATCTGGAGAAGTTCGAGGAGGCGGTGGCCGACTATGAGACGGCACTGCAGCTGGAGAAGACGCCAGAGATAAAGCGTCTGTTGCGTGATGCAAAGTTTGCCTTAAAGAAGTCGAAGCGCAAGGATTACTACAAAATCCTGGGCATTGCACGGAATGCCACTGAAGATGAGATTAAGAAGGCGTACCGCAAGAAGGCGCTCGTCCATCATCCGGACAGGCATGCGGGCAGCAGTCTGGAGGTGCGCCAGGACGAGGAAATCAAATTCAAGGAGGTGGGCGAGGCATACGCCATCCTATCCGATGCGAGAAAGAAGCAACGTTACGACAGCGGCCAAGACATTGAGGAGCAAGAGCAAG CTGACTTCGATCCAAACCAGATGTTCCGATCGTTCTTCCAGtttggcggcggcggcggacGCAATGCGTCGTTCAACTTTGAGTACTAA
- the LOC117564149 gene encoding dnaJ homolog subfamily C member 7 isoform X2 — translation MLYIAEEKKKLGNDQYKAQNYPSALKLYSDAISLCPDSAAYYGNRAACYMMLLNYNSALTDARHAIRLDPSFEKAYVRVAKCCLALGDIIGTEQAVKTVAELDSQSTALSSEQQAVQKLRQLETTIQSNYDSQAYRNVVFYLDSALKLAPACLRYRLLKAECLAYLGRCDEALDLAVGVMKLDSNSADAIYVRGLCLYYTDNLEKGILHFERALQLDPDHHKSKKMRSKCKQLKEMKENGNMLFKSGRYREAHVVYTDALKIDEHNKDINSKLLYNRALVNTRISALREAVADCNRVLELNAQYLKALLLRARCHGDLEKFEEAVADYETALQLEKTPEIKRLLRDAKFALKKSKRKDYYKILGIARNATEDEIKKAYRKKALVHHPDRHAGSSLEVRQDEEIKFKEVGEAYAILSDARKKQRYDSGQDIEEQEQADFDPNQMFRSFFQFGGGGGRNASFNFEY, via the exons ATGTTATA cattgctgaagagaaaaagaaactgGGCAACGATCAGTACAAGGCACAAAACTATCCCAGCGCACTCAAATTGTATTCGGATGCCATTTCGCTGTGTCCCGACTCTGCGGCGTATTATGGAAACCGTGCTGCCTGCTACATGATGCTGCTCAACTACAACAGTGCCCTGACGGATGCCCGACATGCCATTCGTCTCGATCCCAGCTTCGAGAAGGCCTATGTGCGTGTGGCGAAATGTTGCCTAGCGCTGGGCGACATCATTGGAACGGAGCAGGCGGTTAAAACGGTGGCCGAACTCGATTCGCAGAGCACGGCGCTGAGCAGCGAACAGCAGGCGGTGCAGAAGCTGCGACAACTGGAGACAACCATACAGAGCAACTACGACAGTCAGGCCTATCGCAATGTGGTCTTCTATCTGGACAGTGCACTGAAGCTGGCGCCCGCTTGTCTGCG TTATCGCCTGTTGAAGGCCGAGTGTCTGGCGTATTTGGGACGTTGCGATGAGGCTTTAGATTTGGCCGTGGGTGTCATGAAATTGGACAGCAACTCGGCGGATGCGATCTATGTGCGTGGCTTATGCCTCTATTATACGGACAATCTGGAGAAGGGCATCTTGCACTTTGAGCGTGCGTTGCAATTGGATCCCGATCATCACAAGTCGAAGAAAATGCGCAGCAAGTGCAAACAGCTCAAGGAGATGAAGGAGAATGGCAACATGTTGTTCAAATCGGGACGGTATCGTGAAGCGCATGTTGTCTACACCGATGCCCTGAAGATCGATGAGCACAACAAGGACATCAACTCGAAACTGTTGTACAATCGCGCCTTGGTTAACACACGCATCAGTGCATTACGTGAGGCGGTGGCCGATTGCAATCGCGTGCTTGAGCTGAATGCACAGTATCTGAAGGCGTTGCTGTTGCGTGCACGGTGTCACGGTGATCTGGAGAAGTTCGAGGAGGCGGTGGCCGACTATGAGACGGCACTGCAGCTGGAGAAGACGCCAGAGATAAAGCGTCTGTTGCGTGATGCAAAGTTTGCCTTAAAGAAGTCGAAGCGCAAGGATTACTACAAAATCCTGGGCATTGCACGGAATGCCACTGAAGATGAGATTAAGAAGGCGTACCGCAAGAAGGCGCTCGTCCATCATCCGGACAGGCATGCGGGCAGCAGTCTGGAGGTGCGCCAGGACGAGGAAATCAAATTCAAGGAGGTGGGCGAGGCATACGCCATCCTATCCGATGCGAGAAAGAAGCAACGTTACGACAGCGGCCAAGACATTGAGGAGCAAGAGCAAG CTGACTTCGATCCAAACCAGATGTTCCGATCGTTCTTCCAGtttggcggcggcggcggacGCAATGCGTCGTTCAACTTTGAGTACTAA